In Xyrauchen texanus isolate HMW12.3.18 chromosome 45, RBS_HiC_50CHRs, whole genome shotgun sequence, a single window of DNA contains:
- the cand1 gene encoding cullin-associated NEDD8-dissociated protein 1: protein MASASYHISNLLEKMTSSDKDFRFMATNDLMSELQKDSIKLDDDSERKVVKMILKLLEDKNGEVQNLAVKCLGPLVSKVKEYQVETIVDTLCTNMLSDKEQLRDISSIGLKTVIGELPPASSGSALAASVCKKITGRLTSAIAKQEDVSVQLEALDIMADMLCRQGGLLVNFHPSILSCLLPQLTSPRLAVRKRTIIALGHLVMSCGNLVFVDLIEHLLSELSRNESMSTTRTYIQCIAAISRQAGHRIGEYLEKIIPLVVKFCNIDDDELREYCIQAFESFVRRCPKEVYPHVPTVISICLKYLTYDPNYNYDDEDEDENAMDADGVDEDYQGSDDEYSDDDDMSWKVRRAAAKCLDAVVSTRHEMLPEFYRTVSPALIARFKEREENVKADVFHAYLSLLKQTRPAQSWLCDPDAMEQGETPLTMLQSQVPMIVKALHKQMKEKSVKTRQCCFNMLTELVNVLPGALTQHIPVLIPGIIFSLNDKSSSSNLKIDALSCLYVILCNHQPQVFHPHVQAIVPPVVACVGDPFYKITSEALLVTQQVVKVIRPLDQTDAFDASPYISDLFACTIKRLKAADIDQEVKERAISCMGQIICNLGDSLGADLPGTLHIFLERLKNEITRLTTVKALTLVAGSPLKINLRPILGEAVPILASFLRKNQRALKLSTLAALDILVKNYSDSVTTAMIDAVLAELPPLINESDMHVSQMAISFLTTLARVHPDSLSKISGSILAELIALVRSPLLQGGALSAMLEFFQALVATGTASLGYMDLLRMLTGPVYAQSAALTHKQSYYSIAKCVAALTRACPKEGPAVVGQFIQDVKNSRSTDSIRLLALLSLGEVGHYVDLSGQPELKTVILDAFSSASEEVKSAASYALGSISVGNLPEYLPFVLQEISGQPKRQYLLLHSLKEIISSASVAGLKPYVESVWVLLLKHCECTEEGTRNVVAECLGKLTLIDPETLLPRLKGYLLSGSSYARSSVVTAVKFTISDHPQTIDPLLKNCIGDFLKTLEDPDLNVRRVALVTFNSAAHNKPSLIRDLLDTVLPHLYNETKVRKELIREVEMGPFKHTVDDGLDIRKAAFECMYTLLDSCLDRLDIFEFLNHVEDGLKDHYDIKMLTFLMLARLSTLCPSAVLQRLDRLVEPLRATCTTKVKANSVKQEFEKQDELKRSAMRAVVALLTIPEAEKSPLMSEFQSQISSNPELAAIFDSIQRDSSSANMESMDTS from the exons ATTCATGGCCACCAATGACTTGATGTCTGAACTGCAGAAGGACTCCATAAAGCTGGATGACGATAGCGAACGGAAGGTAGTCAAAATGATCCTCAAGCTCTTGGAGGACAAGAATGGTGAAGTTCAGAATCTGGCTGTAAAATG tTTGGGCCCACTTGTAAGCAAAGTGAAGGAGTACCAGGTTGAAACCATCGTTGATACATTGTGCACTAACATGTTATCAGATAAGGAGCAGCTTAGAGATATTTCCAGCATTGGCCTCAAGACGGTGATCGGAGAGCTCCCGCCAGCATCCAGTG GCTCTGCTCTTGCTGCTAGCGTTTGCAAAAAGATTACAGGCCGCCTCACAAGTGCCATTGCCAAGCAGGAGGATGTGTCAGTTCAGCTGGAAGCATTGGACATCATGGCAGATATGCTGTGCAG ACAAGGAGGCCTCTTAGTGAATTTCCATCCTTCCATTCTGAGCTGTCTGCTGCCTCAGTTGACGAGTCCTCGCCTGGCAGTACGAAAGAGGACCATCATTGCCCTGGGACATCTGGTCATGAGCTGCGGAAACCTGGTCTTTGTGGACCTCATCGAGCACTTGCTGTCCGAGCTTTCACGCAACGAATCCATGTCAACCACACGCACTTACATACAGTGCATTGCTGCCATCAGCAGACAGGCTGGTCACAGAATTG GTGAGTACTTGGAGAAGATCATCCCATTGGTGGTGAAATTCTGTAacattgatgatgatgaattGAGGGAATACTGCATTCAAGCATTTGAGTCTTTCGTAAGGAG GTGTCCGAAGGAAGTCTACCCACATGTCCCAACAGTCATTAGCATCTGTCTGAAGTACCTGACATACGACCCTAACTACAACTATGATGACGAGGATGAAGATGAGAATGCCATGGATGCCGACGGTGTAGATGAAGATTACCAAG GAAGCGATGATGAGTACAGTGACGATGATGACATGAGCTGGAAAGTGAGGCGGGCGGCAGCAAAATGCTTGGACGCCGTGGTGAGCACACGGCACGAGATGTTACCAGAGTTCTACCGCACTGTTTCACCGGCGCTCATCGCCCGATTTAAAGAACGGGAAGAGAATGTAAAAGCAGATGTGTTCCATGCCTACCTGTCACTTCTCAAGCAGACACGCCCGGCCCAGAGCTGGCTCTGTGACCCAGATGCCATGGAACAGGGGGAAACTCCTCTCACAATGCTGCAAAGCCAG GTGCCCATGATAGTGAAAGCATTGCACAAGCAGATGAAGGAGAAAAGTGTTAAGACAAGGCAGTGCTGCTTTAACATGCTGACAGAACTTGTGAACGTGCTACCAGGGGCCCTGACACAGCATATCCCAGTTCTTATCCCAG GAATCATATTTTCTCTCAATGATAAGTCAAGCTCCTCTAACCTGAAGATAGATGCCCTTTCCTGCCTGTATGTGATCCTGTGCAATCATCAGCCTCAAGTTTTTCACCCCCATGTTCAGGCCATAGTGCCGCCTGTAGTTGCTTGTGTAGGTGATCCCTTTTACAAGATCACCTCTGAAGCCCTGCTGGTTACCCAGCAGGTGGTCAAAGTCATCAGGCCCCTGGATCAAACGGATGCATTTGATGCTTCGCCCTACATATCTGACCTCTTTGCGTGCACTATCAAAAGGCTAAAGGCAGCTGATATTGACCAAGAAGTTAAAGAGCGAGCTATTTCCTGTATGGGGCAGATTATTTGCAATCTTGGTGATAGCCTTGGAGCAGACCTACCAGGGACTCTCCACATCTTCCTAGAGCGTTTGAAGAATGAGATTACAAGGCTGACCACTGTCAAAGCTCTGACGCTTGTAGCAGGATCACCACTGAAGATCAATCTGAGGCCCATCTTGGGTGAAGCTGTTCCCATTCTGGCCTCATTCCTACGTAAGAACCAACGAGCTCTGAAGCTTAGTACACTGGCTGCTCTGGATATTTTGGTCAAGAACTACAGCGATAGTGTAACAACGGCCATGATTGATGCTGTGCTGGCTGAGTTGCCACCTCTTATCAATGAAAGCGACATGCATGTTTCCCAAATGGCTATCAGCTTCTTGACTACGCTTGCAAGAGTCCACCCAGACTCGCTGTCCAAGATAAGTGGCTCTATTCTGGCTGAACTCATTGCTCTGGTCCGTTCACCGTTGCTGCAAGGTGGTGCCCTCAGCGCCATGCTGGAATTCTTCCAGGCACTTGTAGCTACGGGAACTGCCAGCTTGGGCTACATGGACCTGCTACGTATGCTAACAGGTCCTGTGTATGCCCAGAGTGCAGCTCTAACCCATAAGCAGTCGTACTACTCCATCGCAAAGTGCGTGGCCGCTCTGACTCGTGCTTGCCCTAAAGAAGGCCCTGCAGTGGTGGGGCAGTTTATACAAGATGTGAAGAACTCCCGTTCCACTGACTCCATCCGATTGCTGGCTCTGCTTTCCCTGGGAGAGGTCGGCCATTACGTTGATCTCAGCGGCCAGCCAGAGCTGAAGACCGTCATCCTGGATGCATTCTCTTCAGCCAGTGAAGAGGTAAAATCGGCAGCCTCATACGCATTGGGCAGCATCAGTGTGGGAAACCTCCCGGAGTACCTTCCCTTTGTTCTGCAAGAGATCTCTGGCCAGCCCAAGCGACAGTACCTGCTTTTGCACTCTCTCAAGGAAATCATTAGCTCTGCCTCAGTAGCAGGTCTCAAACCATATGTGGAAAGCGTGTGGGTATTGCTGCTCAAACACTGCGAGTGTACAGAAGAAGGCACAAGGAACGTGGTAGCGGAATGTCTGGGCAAATTAACGCTCATTGACCCAGAGACTCTTCTGCCCAGGTTAAAGGGCTATCTGTTGTCAG GATCATCTTATGCCAGGAGCTCTGTAGTTACGGCTGTTAAATTTACAATTTCTGATCACCCACAGACAATTGACCCTCTTCTTAAAAACTGCATAG GTGATTTCTTAAAAACATTGGAAGATCCAGACCTCAATGTACGAAGAGTTGCTTTAGTTACCTTCAACTCTGCAGCGCATAACAAACCCTCCCTTATTCGAGACCTGTTGGATACAGTTCTTCCTCATTTGTACAATGAGACCAAAGTGCGCAAGGAACTAATAAGAGAG GTTGAGATGGGCCCATTCAAACACACAGTGGATGATGGTCTGGACATTCGAAAGGCTGCGTTTGAGTGCATGTATACGCTATTAGACAGCTGCCTTGATAGACTTGACATCTTTGAATTCTTAAACCATGTTGAAGATGGGCTTAAGGACCATTACGATATTAAG ATGCTGACATTCCTGATGCTGGCTAGGTTGTCTACTCTGTGTCCCAGTGCAGTGCTACAGAGGTTGGACAGACTTGTAGAGCCACTCAGGGCTACATGCACCACAAAG GTAAAGGCCAACTCCGTAAAGCAAGAGTTTGAAAAGCAGGATGAGCTCAAACGTTCAGCCATGCGAGCAGTGGTAGCCCTGCTAACCATCCCAGAGGCCGAGAAAAGCCCTCTAATGAGTGAGTTTCAGTCTCAGATCAGCTCCAACCCTGAGCTGGCCGCCATCTTTGACAGCATCCAGAGGGACTCCTCCAGCGCCAACATGGAATCCATGGACACTAGTTAA